The Deltaproteobacteria bacterium genome window below encodes:
- a CDS encoding ATP-binding cassette domain-containing protein: MTNTTPAPLLARGLHKRYGTRSILTDVSLELTRGEAVVLRGPNGTGKSTLLGCICGDVVPDAGDIAIAGHDLRTQPLEARAALRSLAQETELPAGLTGREWLAFHATVFGAAAPADADIDPQLRAVIDQFASTYSVGLRRRLAFAGLMFGTAALFVLDEPFAGVDVDGRARMVEQLRARQDAGAAVLLAAHDHELGDIAALSPRVMALS; this comes from the coding sequence ATGACGAACACGACGCCCGCACCACTGCTCGCCCGCGGCCTGCACAAACGTTACGGCACCCGCTCGATCCTCACCGACGTCTCGCTGGAGCTCACGCGCGGCGAGGCGGTGGTGCTGCGCGGGCCCAACGGCACCGGCAAGTCGACGCTGCTCGGCTGTATCTGCGGCGACGTCGTGCCCGACGCCGGCGACATCGCGATCGCCGGCCACGATCTCCGCACCCAGCCGCTCGAGGCCCGGGCGGCGCTGCGATCGCTCGCGCAGGAGACCGAGCTGCCCGCGGGCCTCACCGGCCGCGAGTGGCTGGCGTTCCACGCGACCGTGTTCGGCGCGGCGGCACCGGCCGACGCCGACATCGATCCGCAGCTGCGCGCGGTCATCGATCAGTTCGCGAGCACCTACAGCGTCGGGCTACGGCGGCGCCTGGCCTTCGCGGGGCTGATGTTCGGCACCGCCGCGCTGTTCGTGCTCGACGAGCCCTTCGCGGGGGTCGACGTCGACGGTCGCGCGCGCATGGTGGAGCAGCTGCGTGCGCGGCAGGACGCAGGTGCGGCGGTGCTGCTGGCGGCCCACGACCACGAGCTCGGCGACATCGCGGCGCTGTCGCCCCGCGTGATGGCGCTCAGCTGA
- the rpmI gene encoding 50S ribosomal protein L35 → MPKMKSHSGAKKRFRFSATGKAKRKHSHKNHILTKKNADRVRRLRGTAVVSEPDQKHIELMLPHGGR, encoded by the coding sequence ATGCCCAAGATGAAGTCCCACAGCGGCGCGAAGAAGCGGTTCCGCTTCTCCGCGACCGGCAAGGCCAAGCGCAAGCACAGCCACAAGAACCATATCTTGACCAAGAAGAATGCCGACCGCGTGCGAAGGCTGCGTGGCACGGCGGTGGTCTCGGAGCCCGACCAGAAGCACATCGAGCTGATGCTGCCGCACGGGGGTAGGTGA
- a CDS encoding phenylalanine--tRNA ligase subunit beta codes for MLISRTWLSELLADTVALPADDAELCACLTALGLEVEGVHRRGDGLDTVVIGEVVAIAPHPDADRLRVVQLHDGTGVVTVVCGAANVPAPGGKVAFAQPGTSLPGGLAIGRKPVRGVDSAGMICSEVELDIGGDDGGILVLPTDAPRGASLASYVPGVRDTVIELSVTPNRPDALGHVGVARDVAVKLGARWRAPALALPDVPDDDGLVELAAPERCGRYHGVALAGAQVGPSPLWARVRLHRVGLRALSNVVDVTNLVLMLWGQPLHAFDRARLAQGRVLVRAARGGERMTLLDGRELELVDSDLVIADAERPMALAGVMGGQDSGVAPDSHALLLEAAWFEPAGIRRSARRHGLSTDSSHRFERGVDWDAGLRSACAQACTWLHAFAGATPIAKTIRDGRLPARRHIAYRPARAAALLGMRVPDEHAARILDGVGVTLDRTDAASWQAIAPSHRPDLEREVDLVDEVVRHFGLEQLPMVVNPPSAPPSPGTAAARARHRVANAVTDALRECGLHELVSMVFTSAASIAAVGDDPDGVDIVRVANPMRTEAASLRTHLLPGMLDAVALNRARHGRALQLFECGRVYRHGAHAVEDGPTAAIDAALPHEPTIAAVLLAGEGDAEADPRRVAGHLLQVLARLGRAGRVVAAATGVPWLHPGAQAEIVLDERVVGRFGRVHPRVLARWDLPRGCAVAYGQLELAALAAPVVPRHHGLPRFPATWRDLSLDVSQSLPAASIVAALHDAAIATQGDAARSEDRPRLEPGDRGRTAIEWLEDYRGEGVAAGRRAVLLRLHYRAQGRSVTDDEVAAVHEAIVAHACARLLADDAGLRRR; via the coding sequence ATGCTGATCTCGCGAACCTGGCTGAGCGAGCTGCTGGCCGACACCGTCGCGCTGCCGGCCGACGACGCCGAGCTGTGCGCGTGCCTGACCGCGCTGGGGCTCGAGGTCGAGGGCGTGCACCGTCGCGGCGACGGCCTCGACACCGTGGTGATCGGTGAGGTCGTCGCGATCGCGCCACACCCCGACGCCGATCGCCTCCGCGTGGTGCAGCTCCACGACGGCACCGGCGTGGTGACCGTGGTGTGCGGCGCCGCCAACGTGCCGGCGCCGGGGGGCAAGGTTGCGTTCGCGCAGCCCGGCACCTCGCTGCCAGGCGGGCTCGCGATCGGTCGCAAGCCGGTGCGCGGTGTCGACAGTGCCGGCATGATCTGCTCGGAGGTCGAGCTCGACATCGGTGGCGACGACGGCGGCATCCTCGTGCTGCCGACCGATGCGCCCCGAGGCGCGTCGCTGGCGTCGTACGTGCCGGGCGTGCGCGACACCGTGATCGAGCTGTCGGTGACGCCCAACCGGCCCGACGCGCTCGGCCACGTCGGCGTCGCGCGGGATGTCGCAGTGAAGCTCGGTGCCCGCTGGCGGGCGCCTGCGCTGGCGCTGCCCGACGTGCCCGACGACGACGGGTTGGTCGAGCTCGCCGCGCCCGAGCGCTGTGGTCGTTACCACGGCGTCGCGCTGGCCGGCGCGCAGGTCGGGCCGTCGCCGCTGTGGGCCCGCGTCCGACTGCACCGCGTGGGCCTGCGCGCGCTGTCCAACGTCGTCGACGTCACCAATCTCGTGCTCATGCTGTGGGGGCAGCCGCTGCACGCCTTCGATCGCGCACGACTTGCCCAGGGGCGCGTGCTCGTGCGAGCAGCCCGCGGCGGCGAGCGGATGACGCTGCTCGACGGCCGCGAGCTCGAGCTGGTCGACAGCGACCTCGTGATCGCCGACGCCGAGCGACCGATGGCGCTCGCGGGCGTGATGGGCGGGCAAGACTCGGGCGTCGCGCCCGACAGCCACGCGCTCCTGCTCGAGGCCGCGTGGTTCGAGCCGGCGGGGATCCGTCGCAGCGCGCGGCGCCACGGGCTCTCCACCGACAGCAGCCATCGCTTCGAGCGCGGCGTCGACTGGGACGCGGGCCTGCGCTCGGCGTGCGCCCAGGCCTGCACCTGGCTGCATGCGTTCGCCGGCGCCACGCCGATCGCCAAGACGATTCGCGACGGTCGCCTGCCCGCGCGGCGCCACATCGCGTACCGGCCCGCACGCGCCGCGGCGTTGCTCGGCATGCGGGTGCCCGACGAGCACGCCGCTCGCATCCTCGACGGCGTCGGCGTCACCCTCGATCGCACCGACGCCGCCAGTTGGCAGGCGATCGCGCCCAGCCACCGCCCCGATCTCGAGCGCGAGGTCGATCTCGTCGACGAGGTCGTGCGTCACTTTGGACTCGAGCAGCTGCCGATGGTCGTCAATCCCCCGTCGGCACCGCCGTCCCCGGGCACGGCGGCCGCGCGTGCACGGCATCGCGTCGCCAACGCGGTCACCGACGCCCTGCGCGAGTGCGGGCTGCACGAGCTGGTGTCGATGGTCTTCACCAGCGCGGCCTCGATCGCCGCCGTCGGTGACGACCCCGACGGCGTCGACATCGTGCGCGTGGCCAACCCGATGCGCACCGAGGCCGCGTCACTACGGACCCACCTGCTGCCGGGCATGCTCGACGCGGTGGCGTTGAACCGCGCCCGCCATGGCCGCGCGCTGCAGCTGTTCGAGTGTGGTCGGGTCTACCGTCACGGGGCCCACGCCGTCGAGGACGGCCCCACCGCCGCGATCGATGCCGCTCTGCCGCACGAGCCCACCATCGCTGCGGTCTTGCTGGCGGGGGAGGGCGACGCCGAGGCCGATCCGCGCCGTGTGGCGGGCCATCTGCTGCAGGTGCTGGCGCGGCTCGGTCGAGCCGGTCGCGTGGTCGCAGCCGCCACCGGCGTGCCGTGGCTGCACCCCGGCGCCCAGGCGGAGATCGTGCTCGACGAACGCGTGGTCGGTCGCTTCGGTCGCGTGCACCCACGGGTGCTCGCACGCTGGGATCTGCCGCGCGGCTGCGCGGTCGCCTATGGTCAGCTCGAGCTGGCCGCGCTGGCGGCCCCGGTGGTGCCGCGGCATCACGGGTTGCCGCGGTTTCCCGCGACGTGGCGGGATCTCTCGCTGGACGTCTCGCAATCGCTGCCGGCGGCGAGCATCGTGGCCGCGCTGCACGACGCTGCGATCGCAACGCAGGGCGACGCGGCGCGCAGTGAGGATCGCCCGCGACTCGAGCCCGGCGATCGTGGGCGCACCGCGATCGAGTGGCTCGAGGACTACCGCGGCGAGGGCGTCGCGGCGGGACGGCGTGCGGTGCTGCTGCGCCTGCACTACCGCGCACAGGGGCGCTCGGTCACCGACGACGAGGTCGCGGCGGTGCACGAAGCCATCGTCGCGCACGCGTGCGCGCGGCTGCTCGCCGACGATGCCGGTCTGCGCCGCCGCTGA
- the pheS gene encoding phenylalanine--tRNA ligase subunit alpha: MREAFARDELPASTTLEQAYAVKVKYLGKKGLVTELSRQLGAMPPEQRREHGQRVNALKAELEALYDAHCRGLAEAAEQAALAQFEDLTAVAVPEVGSLHPITRTRRVLERVFAELGFDVADGPHVELARFNFDDLNIGADHPARDMADTFFVTPPPGSSLRAEDLVLRTHTSPVQVRTMLARKPPIRIVALGTVFRRDDDATHSPMFHQIEGLCVDTGTSFADLRATLYRFVSALFERELQVRFRPSFFPFVEPGAEFDMQCPFCGGRGCSVCKGSGWIELGGAGMVHPAVFEACGIDAERYTGWAFGFGIDRMAMLMHQIPDLRLMFEGDVRFLEQYPC, from the coding sequence ATGCGGGAAGCCTTCGCGCGCGACGAATTGCCCGCCAGCACGACGCTCGAGCAGGCCTACGCCGTCAAGGTCAAGTACCTCGGCAAGAAGGGCCTGGTCACCGAGCTGTCGCGCCAGCTGGGCGCGATGCCGCCCGAGCAGCGCCGCGAGCACGGCCAACGCGTCAACGCGTTGAAGGCCGAGCTCGAGGCGCTCTACGACGCGCACTGCCGCGGCCTCGCCGAGGCCGCCGAGCAGGCCGCGCTGGCACAGTTCGAGGACCTCACGGCGGTGGCGGTGCCCGAGGTCGGCAGCCTGCATCCCATCACCCGCACGCGTCGGGTGCTCGAGCGGGTGTTCGCGGAGCTCGGCTTCGACGTCGCCGATGGGCCCCACGTCGAGCTCGCGCGCTTCAACTTCGACGATCTCAACATCGGCGCCGATCACCCCGCGCGCGACATGGCCGACACGTTCTTCGTGACGCCGCCGCCGGGCTCGTCGCTGCGCGCCGAGGATCTGGTGCTGCGCACGCACACCTCACCGGTGCAGGTGCGGACCATGCTCGCACGCAAGCCGCCGATCCGCATCGTCGCGCTCGGCACCGTGTTCCGCCGCGACGACGACGCGACCCACTCGCCGATGTTCCACCAGATCGAGGGGCTGTGTGTCGACACCGGCACCAGCTTCGCGGACCTGCGCGCGACGCTGTACCGCTTCGTCAGCGCGTTGTTCGAGCGCGAGCTGCAGGTGCGCTTCCGGCCGTCGTTCTTCCCGTTCGTCGAGCCGGGCGCGGAGTTCGACATGCAGTGTCCATTCTGTGGCGGACGCGGCTGCAGCGTGTGCAAGGGCAGCGGGTGGATCGAGCTCGGCGGCGCCGGCATGGTCCACCCCGCGGTGTTCGAGGCCTGCGGCATCGATGCCGAGCGCTACACCGGCTGGGCATTCGGCTTCGGCATCGACCGCATGGCGATGTTGATGCACCAGATCCCCGATCTGCGGCTCATGTTCGAGGGCGACGTGCGCTTCTTGGAGCAGTACCCATGCTGA
- a CDS encoding translation initiation factor IF-3: protein MSRSKSRPPPRPSEQHRVGRRIRAREVRVIDETGEQRGIMSTQDAMELAATAGLQLVEVNPKANPPVCKIMDYGKFKYESAKREREAKKNQKTSELKEVKFRPKTHEHDFDFKLRHIRRFLAEGDKVRLVVQFRGREITHPETGRAILDRVCKGVVDLATVAQMAQLEGNRLNMVLAPKPQRAGAAPQRPRPVDGAGGAAPARAVDPDLEDLPPLPDDDDDDDDDDDEGEAVAGEAAAGGDAG from the coding sequence ATCTCCCGCTCGAAGTCCAGACCCCCTCCGCGCCCATCGGAACAACACCGCGTCGGTCGCAGGATTCGCGCTCGCGAAGTCCGCGTCATCGACGAGACCGGTGAGCAGCGCGGGATCATGTCCACGCAAGACGCGATGGAGCTGGCCGCAACCGCCGGTTTGCAGCTCGTGGAGGTCAATCCCAAGGCCAATCCACCGGTCTGCAAGATCATGGATTACGGCAAGTTCAAGTACGAGTCCGCGAAGCGCGAGCGCGAGGCGAAGAAGAACCAGAAGACCTCCGAGCTCAAGGAGGTCAAGTTCCGCCCGAAGACGCACGAGCACGACTTCGACTTCAAGCTGCGCCACATCCGTCGCTTCCTCGCCGAGGGCGACAAGGTCCGCCTGGTCGTGCAGTTCCGCGGCCGCGAGATCACCCACCCGGAGACGGGCCGCGCGATCCTCGATCGCGTCTGCAAGGGCGTCGTCGATCTCGCGACCGTCGCGCAGATGGCCCAGCTCGAGGGCAACCGTCTGAACATGGTGCTCGCGCCCAAGCCCCAGCGGGCCGGCGCAGCCCCGCAGCGTCCCCGCCCCGTCGATGGTGCGGGTGGTGCCGCGCCGGCCCGTGCGGTCGATCCCGATCTCGAGGATCTCCCGCCGTTGCCGGATGACGACGACGACGACGACGACGACGATGACGAGGGTGAGGCGGTCGCCGGTGAGGCGGCCGCGGGTGGCGACGCCGGCTGA
- a CDS encoding MerR family transcriptional regulator: MGSDKLYFKIGEVAEIVGVEPYVLRYWEGEFSAVRPQKSRTQQRVYRRRDVVTLLRIKHLLYEKKFTIAGARAELKEPVKRDEGGAPVELAKPSPAFAARASLQRVSTLLDEVRAFVNAGDGDDPAQRRAADPAAFVSRRGGARALVEHE, from the coding sequence CTGGGATCCGACAAGCTCTACTTCAAGATCGGCGAGGTCGCGGAGATCGTCGGCGTCGAGCCCTACGTGCTGCGCTACTGGGAGGGCGAGTTCTCGGCCGTGCGGCCGCAGAAGTCCCGCACGCAGCAGCGGGTCTACCGTCGGCGCGACGTCGTCACGCTGCTGCGGATCAAGCACCTGCTCTACGAGAAGAAGTTCACCATCGCCGGCGCCCGGGCCGAGCTCAAGGAGCCGGTCAAGCGCGACGAGGGTGGGGCGCCGGTCGAGCTGGCCAAGCCCAGCCCCGCGTTCGCGGCCCGCGCGTCGCTGCAGCGGGTCAGCACACTGCTCGACGAGGTCCGCGCGTTCGTGAACGCCGGCGACGGCGACGACCCGGCCCAGCGCCGCGCGGCGGATCCCGCCGCGTTCGTCAGCCGTCGCGGGGGCGCCCGCGCGCTGGTCGAGCACGAGTAG
- the rplT gene encoding 50S ribosomal protein L20: MPRAKRGFKARRRRNRVLKFAQGFVAGRRRMWRRAVEAVHRAWMHAYRGRKNKKRFMRRLWIVRINAGAHLNGTNYSRLVGALDRANIEIDRKVLAELAIVDPAAFTKIVQTAKV, translated from the coding sequence ATGCCGCGCGCAAAACGGGGCTTCAAAGCCCGTCGTCGTCGTAATCGCGTCCTCAAGTTCGCCCAGGGCTTCGTCGCTGGTCGCCGTCGCATGTGGCGACGTGCGGTCGAGGCGGTGCACCGCGCGTGGATGCACGCGTACCGCGGTCGCAAGAACAAGAAGCGGTTCATGCGTCGCCTGTGGATCGTCCGCATCAACGCGGGCGCCCACTTGAACGGCACCAACTACAGCCGTCTGGTCGGCGCGCTCGACCGCGCGAACATCGAGATCGATCGCAAGGTGCTCGCCGAGCTCGCGATCGTCGACCCGGCCGCGTTCACGAAGATCGTTCAGACCGCGAAGGTCTGA
- a CDS encoding integration host factor subunit alpha → MTKADIIDRVCDVVGGFSKKEAADLVEKISDVMKSTLETGEKIKISGFGNFLVREKKARPGRNPQTGTEITIEPRKVLTFKPSPVLKQALNET, encoded by the coding sequence ATGACGAAGGCCGACATCATCGATCGCGTGTGCGACGTCGTCGGAGGCTTCTCCAAGAAGGAGGCCGCCGATCTCGTCGAGAAGATCTCCGATGTCATGAAGTCGACGCTGGAGACCGGCGAGAAGATCAAGATCTCGGGCTTCGGCAACTTCCTCGTGCGCGAGAAGAAGGCCCGGCCGGGTCGCAATCCGCAGACCGGCACCGAGATCACGATCGAGCCGCGCAAGGTGCTGACCTTCAAGCCCTCGCCGGTGCTCAAGCAGGCCCTGAACGAGACCTGA
- a CDS encoding adenine phosphoribosyltransferase, whose amino-acid sequence MSSPASDPIAQLELVRSKLRDIADFPKPGILFRDITPVLADRAALRAAIDLHVACVADLAGKVDKIVGIESRGFLFGMAVADRLGAGFVVVRKPGKLPAATLEASYALEYGTDRLQIHADAIVPGERVLVIDDLLATGGTAAAARDLASRTGAEVVGALFLIELRALGGRAKLPGLRVEAVLGFD is encoded by the coding sequence ATGTCATCGCCCGCATCCGATCCGATCGCCCAGCTCGAGCTGGTCCGCAGCAAGCTCCGCGACATCGCCGACTTCCCCAAGCCCGGCATTCTCTTCCGCGACATCACGCCGGTACTGGCCGATCGCGCGGCCCTGCGTGCGGCGATCGATCTGCACGTCGCGTGCGTGGCCGACCTCGCCGGCAAGGTCGACAAGATCGTCGGCATCGAGTCGCGCGGGTTCCTGTTCGGCATGGCGGTCGCCGATCGTCTCGGTGCCGGGTTCGTGGTGGTGCGCAAGCCCGGCAAGCTGCCGGCGGCCACGCTCGAGGCCAGCTACGCCCTCGAGTACGGCACCGACCGGCTGCAGATCCACGCCGACGCGATCGTGCCCGGCGAGCGCGTGCTGGTGATCGACGACCTGCTCGCGACCGGGGGCACCGCCGCGGCCGCACGCGATCTGGCGTCGCGCACCGGCGCCGAGGTCGTCGGCGCGCTGTTCCTGATCGAGCTGCGGGCCCTGGGTGGCCGCGCGAAGCTGCCGGGGCTGCGCGTGGAAGCCGTGCTGGGCTTCGACTGA
- the surE gene encoding 5'/3'-nucleotidase SurE, whose protein sequence is MTRPLILVTNDDGVLAPGIAVLAEALAEVGEVIVCAPETERSGSGHAISFHTHLRAQSIRPGWWYLTGTPVDCVYFAMMHLCERPPDLVCSGINAGYNLGSDVFYSGTVGGAAEGYLRGVRALAISAERGEHGASWAAPVAVRLAQRLLAAPAPLLVNCNVPARAGVSAAVAPTPAELAAPRRICVTRLGQRRYRDGVQPRTDPMGRPYYWIGGPPEPGSTDLDHDTGAVAAHLVAITPLHMDLTAPDLGPAQALVADLADAPA, encoded by the coding sequence ATGACGCGCCCGCTCATTCTCGTGACCAACGATGACGGCGTGCTGGCGCCGGGCATCGCCGTGCTGGCCGAGGCGCTGGCGGAGGTCGGCGAGGTGATCGTGTGCGCGCCGGAGACCGAGCGCAGTGGTTCGGGGCACGCGATCTCGTTCCACACGCACCTGCGTGCGCAGTCGATCCGTCCCGGTTGGTGGTACCTCACCGGCACGCCGGTCGACTGCGTCTACTTCGCGATGATGCACCTGTGCGAGCGACCACCCGACCTGGTCTGCTCGGGCATCAACGCCGGCTACAACCTCGGCTCGGACGTCTTCTACTCGGGCACCGTCGGCGGCGCGGCGGAGGGCTACCTGCGGGGGGTTCGAGCGCTCGCGATCTCGGCCGAGCGCGGCGAGCACGGGGCCAGCTGGGCGGCACCGGTCGCGGTGCGTCTGGCCCAACGGCTGCTCGCCGCCCCCGCACCGCTGCTGGTGAACTGCAACGTGCCGGCGCGGGCAGGGGTCTCGGCCGCGGTCGCGCCGACACCCGCCGAGCTCGCGGCGCCGCGACGCATCTGCGTCACCCGGCTCGGTCAGCGACGCTATCGCGACGGCGTGCAGCCGCGCACCGATCCGATGGGGCGGCCCTACTACTGGATCGGCGGTCCGCCCGAGCCCGGCTCGACCGATCTCGATCACGACACCGGCGCGGTCGCGGCCCACCTGGTCGCGATCACGCCGCTGCACATGGACCTCACCGCGCCCGATCTCGGACCCGCGCAGGCGCTGGTCGCCGACCTCGCCGACGCCCCCGCCTGA